A single region of the Oncorhynchus keta strain PuntledgeMale-10-30-2019 chromosome 4, Oket_V2, whole genome shotgun sequence genome encodes:
- the LOC118374051 gene encoding insulin-induced gene 1 protein-like, with the protein MPRPEEHCWRRSCTSRVESKNYYRENWVASKAEEMMSIITSVLSNVYGSLHSVQTANLIRRGLVLFTVGVFLALVLNLLQVQRNVTLFPEEVMATLFSSAWWIPPCCGTAAAVVGLLYPCIDSHLGEPHKFKREWASVMRCIAVFVGINHASAKLDFANNVQLSLTLAALSLGLWWTFDRSRSGFGLGIGTAFLATVITQLLVYNGVYQYTYPDFLYVRSWLPCIFFSGGVTAGNIGRQLAMGGVEKLHND; encoded by the exons ATGCCAAGACCAGAAGAACACTGCTGGAGACGCTCTTGTACATCGAGGGTGGAATCTAAGAATTATTATAGGGAAAACTGGGTCGCATCGAAGGCTGAagaaatgatgtcaattatcaCATCAGTGCTTAGCAATGTATACGGCTCGCTGCACAGTGTGCAAACAGCAAACTTAATCAGACGGGGTCTAGTCCTTTTCACCGTGGGAGTATTTCTTGCATTGGTGCTCAACTTGCTACAGGTTCAAAGAAATGTGACTTTGTTTCCCGAAGAGGTGATGGCAACTTTGTTTTCATCGGCGTGGTGGATTCCCCCTTGCTGCGGCACGGCAGCTG CTGTTGTTGGCCTGCTATACCCCTGCATCGACAGCCATCTCGGAGAGCCCCACAAGTTCAAAAGGGAATGGGCCAGTGTCATGAGATGCATTGCAGTATTTGTTGGCATCAACCATGCCAGTGCT AAACTAGACTTTGCCAATAATGTCCAGCTGTCCCTGACCCTGGCTGCCCTTTCCCTGGGACTATGGTGGACGTTTGACCGCTCGAGGAGTGGCTTCGGCCTGGGCATTGGGACGGCATTCCTTGCCACCGTTATCACACAGCTGCTGGTCTACAACGGTGTATATCA ATACACATATCCAGACTTTCTGTATGTGCGCTCTTGGCTTCCATGCATATTCTTCTCGGGGGGAGTGACTGCAGGAAACATAGGACGCCAGCTAGCCATG ggTGGTGTTGAGAAACTGCACAACGACTGA